In Candidatus Methylopumilus universalis, one DNA window encodes the following:
- the waaF gene encoding lipopolysaccharide heptosyltransferase II encodes MNPKKILIIGPSWLGDMVIAQKLFKVIKDIYPDSELHVASPAWTIPLVTRMPEVDKSISLPFSHGELNILKRYQIAKVLKLEGYSQAIVLPNSFKSALIPFFAGISKRTGFLGEVRFALINDRIKKDPSLYRTVDQFLALAPKSKSTKVSLSTYLISKPSQGKKLLPGKLSGSDKVLGIAPGAEYGESKRWPIEYFADVANEAIQKGWVVISLGSTHDQDLGKTLDRLTKNKVINLIGKTKLEEVIDVMSLCQTFLSNDSGLMHVAASLNIKQVAIFGSSDPKKTPPLSRHAKLAYLDLSCSPCFERICPLQHTNCLKNIKPSEIIKKLI; translated from the coding sequence TTGAACCCAAAAAAAATTCTCATTATTGGACCATCATGGCTTGGTGATATGGTTATCGCACAAAAGCTATTTAAGGTCATTAAAGATATTTATCCTGATAGTGAGCTTCATGTAGCCTCTCCCGCTTGGACGATTCCCTTGGTGACTAGAATGCCTGAGGTTGACAAATCTATTTCATTGCCTTTTTCTCACGGTGAGCTAAATATATTAAAACGCTATCAGATTGCTAAAGTTTTGAAGCTGGAAGGTTATTCACAGGCTATTGTCTTACCGAATTCATTTAAGTCAGCTCTGATACCATTTTTTGCAGGCATTTCAAAGCGCACTGGTTTTTTAGGAGAAGTGCGTTTTGCTTTAATTAACGATCGCATTAAAAAAGATCCTTCACTGTATAGAACGGTTGACCAATTTTTAGCGCTTGCACCAAAATCAAAAAGCACTAAGGTGAGTTTATCGACATACCTTATCTCAAAGCCTAGTCAGGGTAAAAAACTTTTGCCAGGTAAATTAAGCGGGTCTGATAAAGTTCTTGGTATTGCCCCTGGTGCTGAATACGGTGAGTCTAAAAGATGGCCTATTGAGTATTTTGCTGATGTAGCAAATGAGGCTATACAAAAAGGATGGGTAGTTATTTCATTAGGCTCTACTCACGATCAAGATTTAGGAAAAACTTTAGATCGACTCACAAAAAACAAAGTGATTAATCTGATCGGCAAAACTAAACTTGAAGAGGTGATTGATGTAATGAGTTTATGCCAAACGTTCTTAAGTAATGATTCCGGACTTATGCATGTGGCGGCAAGTTTAAATATTAAACAAGTCGCTATTTTTGGCTCTTCTGACCCTAAAAAAACTCCACCATTGAGTAGGCATGCAAAATTAGCTTATCTCGATCTCTCATGCAGCCCTTGCTTTGAAAGAATTTGCCCTCTTCAACATACCAATTGCTTAAAAAATATTAAGCCTAGTGAGATTATAAAAAAACTTATTTAA
- the rfaD gene encoding ADP-glyceromanno-heptose 6-epimerase: MIILTGGAGMIGSVIAWHLNSILDRKDIIVVDDIHHQDQWNNLSKRTYIDYLDKDDLFPWLEKKQEIEVIIHMGAISATTETDFNKLLNQNIRYSQNLWRYASDHNVPFLYASSAATYGGGEFGYDDNEAELRKLRPLNAYGYSKQFFDQWAVQQVLAKEKTPPQWCGFKFFNVYGPNEYHKDRMASVVFHAFNQLKTEGEIRLFKSDRPDYKDGMQLRDFVYVKDAAAVVLHFLSHKKHSGIYNVGTGKASSFKALAESLVKSVKGDLNTIKYIDMPNDLKGKYQYFTEANIKKLKDAGYTKPFLSIEEGVEDYAINYLTKSDTYA, encoded by the coding sequence ATGATAATACTTACGGGTGGTGCTGGCATGATTGGAAGTGTCATTGCTTGGCATCTAAATAGCATTCTCGACAGAAAAGATATCATCGTCGTTGATGATATTCATCATCAAGATCAATGGAACAATTTAAGTAAGCGAACATATATTGATTACCTTGATAAAGATGATCTATTTCCTTGGCTTGAAAAAAAACAAGAAATTGAAGTTATTATTCATATGGGGGCTATCAGTGCTACAACTGAAACAGATTTTAATAAGCTTTTAAACCAGAATATTCGTTACAGTCAAAATCTATGGCGCTATGCAAGCGATCATAACGTGCCTTTCCTTTATGCAAGTTCAGCAGCTACTTATGGCGGAGGAGAATTTGGCTATGATGACAATGAAGCCGAGCTCAGAAAACTAAGGCCTCTAAATGCTTATGGGTATTCAAAACAATTTTTCGATCAATGGGCAGTGCAACAAGTCCTCGCAAAAGAAAAAACACCTCCTCAATGGTGTGGATTTAAATTCTTTAATGTCTATGGTCCAAACGAGTATCATAAAGATAGAATGGCAAGCGTTGTATTTCATGCATTTAATCAACTTAAAACAGAAGGTGAAATTAGACTCTTCAAGAGCGATCGTCCTGACTATAAAGATGGTATGCAATTAAGAGATTTTGTATATGTAAAAGATGCTGCAGCAGTTGTTTTACATTTTTTAAGTCACAAAAAACATTCAGGTATCTATAATGTAGGCACAGGAAAAGCTTCAAGCTTTAAAGCACTTGCTGAATCGCTTGTGAAAAGTGTTAAGGGCGATCTAAATACAATTAAATATATTGATATGCCAAATGATCTTAAGGGAAAATACCAATACTTTACTGAAGCTAATATAAAAAAACTAAAAGATGCTGGATACACAAAGCCTTTTCTTAGCATTGAAGAAGGCGTTGAGGATTACGCAATAAATTATTTAACTAAAAGTGATACTTACGCATGA
- the waaC gene encoding lipopolysaccharide heptosyltransferase I has protein sequence MVRILIIKTSSLGDIVHCLPVINDIKYFVPESSIDWLVEECFADVPRLHPGVDSVITISLRTWKKNLRKKSTWIGLYKSIKAIRENHYDIIIDFQGLLKSAFFTLFTRGDIHGFDKTSIREGAASYFYKYTHTVSKQIHAVVRNRELASKCFQYELLDQSAHFGLEIHNINNFNLSERYVVLIHGSSKKSKQWPKEHWLKVIQFFNMLGLRVLLPWGNLEEYHFSKALRKASTNSLVLPKMNISDLANVISGAKCIIGVDSGLTHLGNALGIPTIGLYMDSNPYLTGVYPNIKVPSVNLGEIGVTPTPESTISQIEAII, from the coding sequence ATGGTTCGCATACTTATCATTAAAACATCCTCACTAGGCGATATTGTTCACTGTTTACCAGTCATTAATGATATTAAATATTTTGTCCCTGAGAGCTCGATTGATTGGCTTGTAGAGGAATGTTTCGCAGATGTGCCGAGACTTCATCCAGGAGTTGACTCTGTTATTACGATCTCTTTGAGAACGTGGAAAAAAAATCTTAGAAAAAAGTCAACTTGGATTGGACTGTATAAATCTATTAAGGCTATCCGAGAAAATCATTACGACATTATTATTGATTTTCAGGGTCTTTTAAAAAGTGCTTTTTTTACTCTCTTTACACGTGGGGATATTCATGGCTTTGATAAAACCTCTATCCGAGAAGGAGCCGCCTCTTACTTTTATAAATACACGCATACTGTATCAAAGCAAATTCATGCAGTTGTTCGCAATCGAGAATTAGCCTCTAAATGTTTTCAATATGAATTGTTAGATCAGTCAGCTCATTTTGGATTAGAGATTCATAATATCAACAACTTCAATCTTTCTGAGCGCTATGTCGTTCTGATTCATGGATCTAGCAAAAAATCAAAGCAATGGCCTAAGGAACATTGGCTCAAAGTTATTCAATTTTTCAATATGCTAGGTTTAAGGGTCCTTTTGCCATGGGGTAATCTTGAGGAATATCATTTTTCTAAAGCTCTCCGCAAAGCCTCAACTAATTCTTTAGTGCTGCCTAAAATGAATATCAGTGATCTCGCTAATGTTATTTCAGGAGCTAAATGCATCATAGGCGTTGATTCTGGACTCACCCATCTTGGCAATGCCCTGGGTATTCCAACGATTGGCCTTTATATGGATAGCAACCCTTACCTCACTGGCGTTTATCCTAACATTAAGGTGCCATCAGTTAACCTAGGTGAGATAGGTGTGACGCCCACCCCAGAATCCACGATTTCTCAAATTGAAGCAATTATTTAA
- the hemH gene encoding ferrochelatase, translating to MNYFTKEPQYQHGDPPKIGVILANLGTPDSLSTHAVRRYLQQFLMDRRVVEVPRFIWCWILHFIILVFRPGSSAKKYAKVWTKKGSPLLVNATNQTKALTAKIKKSVSQPIEIELGMSYGNPSMKNAVLKLKEKNCTKILLLPLYPQYAASSSASAMDALWRVLLKTRNVPGVRTVRNYHDHPLYINALKLSVLQFWKKNGKPTKLIMSFHGIPKKSLMQGDPYHCECYKTARLLAEALKLKESEYIVSFQSRFGRAEWLKPYYAEMMADLGKKKEKNVHVICPGFSSDCLETLEEINIEGRHIFLSNGGKNFSYIPALNDNPDWIDAMQGIILENLEGWIDKNWTAKKEANNSAITKKRVALLEKKQS from the coding sequence ATGAATTACTTCACAAAAGAACCGCAATACCAACATGGTGATCCACCTAAAATAGGCGTGATCCTCGCAAATTTAGGAACGCCTGATTCCTTGAGTACGCATGCTGTAAGAAGATATTTACAACAATTTCTCATGGATCGAAGAGTGGTCGAAGTGCCTCGATTTATTTGGTGTTGGATACTTCATTTCATTATCTTAGTATTTAGGCCAGGCAGTTCAGCAAAGAAATATGCAAAAGTTTGGACTAAAAAAGGCTCTCCACTTTTAGTCAATGCTACAAATCAAACAAAAGCATTAACTGCAAAAATTAAAAAGTCAGTATCTCAGCCTATTGAAATTGAATTAGGAATGTCTTATGGCAATCCTTCAATGAAAAATGCAGTCCTCAAATTAAAAGAAAAGAATTGCACTAAAATTCTCTTGCTTCCGCTCTATCCTCAGTATGCTGCTTCATCAAGTGCGTCAGCAATGGATGCGCTATGGCGTGTGCTTCTTAAAACAAGAAATGTGCCAGGAGTAAGAACCGTCAGGAATTACCACGATCATCCTCTTTATATTAACGCGCTTAAATTATCCGTCCTGCAATTCTGGAAAAAAAATGGAAAGCCCACAAAGTTAATCATGAGCTTTCATGGCATTCCAAAAAAATCACTGATGCAAGGCGATCCTTATCATTGTGAATGCTATAAAACTGCCCGCTTACTTGCTGAGGCTTTAAAATTAAAGGAAAGCGAATATATAGTCTCTTTCCAGTCCCGCTTTGGCAGGGCTGAATGGCTAAAACCTTATTACGCTGAAATGATGGCTGATCTCGGAAAAAAGAAAGAAAAGAATGTTCATGTGATTTGTCCAGGCTTCTCCAGCGACTGCTTAGAAACCTTAGAAGAAATTAATATTGAGGGTAGACATATTTTCTTAAGCAATGGCGGTAAAAACTTTAGTTATATCCCTGCTCTCAATGACAATCCAGATTGGATTGATGCGATGCAAGGTATAATTTTAGAAAATTTAGAAGGCTGGATTGATAAAAACTGGACAGCTAAAAAAGAAGCTAACAATTCAGCAATCACAAAGAAAAGAGTTGCGCTTTTAGAAAAGAAACAGTCTTAA
- a CDS encoding D-sedoheptulose 7-phosphate isomerase — translation MSNENLKKIESIFKKHQDTIQKLTSLIPKINEVASLIKKTVHSGGKVLIFGNGGSASDSQHIAAEIVGRFVKERKGLPAIALTTDTSIITAVANDYGYEHIFSRQIEALCLKNDVVIGISTSGNSKNVIKGLEKANTLGAITIGLTGGDGGLIKKISTHAIVVDSNETARIQEAHILIGHTLCELIDEGQ, via the coding sequence ATGAGTAATGAAAATTTAAAGAAAATTGAATCTATTTTTAAGAAGCATCAAGACACGATTCAAAAATTAACTTCGCTTATTCCCAAGATCAATGAAGTTGCAAGTCTTATTAAAAAAACAGTTCACTCAGGCGGTAAAGTGCTGATCTTTGGAAATGGCGGCAGCGCGTCTGATAGCCAACATATTGCAGCAGAAATTGTAGGTAGATTTGTTAAAGAGCGTAAAGGACTTCCTGCTATTGCATTAACGACAGACACTTCAATTATTACCGCTGTCGCAAATGATTATGGCTATGAGCATATTTTTTCAAGGCAAATCGAAGCGCTATGTTTGAAAAATGATGTAGTGATCGGCATTTCCACATCAGGCAATAGTAAAAATGTCATTAAAGGGCTAGAAAAAGCAAATACATTAGGTGCTATTACAATTGGCTTAACGGGCGGCGATGGTGGTCTCATTAAAAAAATATCAACACACGCTATCGTTGTAGACTCAAACGAAACAGCAAGAATTCAAGAGGCACACATTCTCATTGGACATACGCTCTGCGAACTCATTGATGAAGGTCAATAG
- a CDS encoding bifunctional 4-hydroxy-2-oxoglutarate aldolase/2-dehydro-3-deoxy-phosphogluconate aldolase, giving the protein MKTLDLANYGPVIPVIVIDKVEDAVPMAEALLEGGIKVLEVTLRTACAMEAMDRIIKHLPEAIVGAGTVRTKEDASAVKSIGCQFAVSPGYTSEIGKHCLDIGLPLLPGVSTGSEVMMANNDGYYFLKLFPAVAVGGINLLKGFAGPFSDVKFCPTGGVTVQSASDFLSLPNVPVCGGTWLTPKDLVANKNWVEITKLAKEASAIQRL; this is encoded by the coding sequence ATGAAAACATTAGATTTAGCAAATTATGGACCAGTGATACCAGTCATTGTGATTGATAAAGTTGAAGATGCCGTGCCTATGGCAGAAGCTCTTCTCGAAGGCGGTATTAAAGTTTTAGAAGTCACTTTAAGAACTGCATGCGCTATGGAGGCTATGGATAGAATTATTAAGCATCTGCCGGAGGCTATCGTTGGAGCTGGAACAGTAAGAACTAAAGAAGATGCTTCAGCCGTAAAGTCGATTGGTTGTCAGTTTGCAGTGAGTCCAGGTTATACAAGTGAAATAGGAAAGCATTGTTTGGACATTGGACTGCCTTTATTGCCAGGGGTATCGACAGGAAGCGAAGTCATGATGGCTAATAATGATGGTTATTATTTCTTAAAACTTTTCCCTGCGGTTGCAGTTGGCGGTATTAATCTTCTAAAAGGATTTGCAGGCCCATTTTCTGACGTTAAGTTTTGTCCAACAGGTGGCGTAACTGTTCAGTCAGCTTCAGATTTTTTGAGTCTGCCTAATGTTCCTGTCTGCGGCGGAACTTGGTTAACCCCAAAAGATCTTGTCGCAAATAAAAATTGGGTAGAAATTACAAAACTAGCAAAAGAAGCCAGTGCGATTCAACGTCTTTAG
- the edd gene encoding phosphogluconate dehydratase, translated as MKNSIVEITERIKEKSRPTRLAYLARVDAMLQRQRGADRLGCANVAHAIAALPKNDKLRIVSEKKPNIAIVTAYNDMLSAHKPYENYPSIIRDEANKLDATAQVAGGVPAMCDGITQGEPGMELSLFSRDTIAMSSAIALSHDVYDGALMLGICDKIVPGLLIGALHFGHLPTIFVPAGPMSTGLDNTSKSKVREKYAQGLVGREELLASESAAYHGEGTCTFYGTANSNQMLMEAMGLHIPGAAFIHPREDIREEITRESVRSLLNIIKNKHNKPIGKLVDERVIVNAMAALLATGGSTNHLIHWVAIARAAGIIIDWTDFHDLAKSTPLLASIYPNGKADVNEFQTAGGPAFVIRELIETGCMYPDVMTISEGGLKEYTKKPSKENGKIIWTDLPKKSGDDTIVRTADNPFSESGGLKLLNGNLGRSVIKISAVPEDRYIIEGPAIIFDTQEELLSAFDRGELEKDFVAVVRFQGPKANGMPELHKLTPPLAVLQNKGFKVAIVTDGRMSGASGKIPAAIHLSPEASANGPIGKIRNGDTIRLNALVGTLNVLVDEDTWHEREYEVLSDKHRNDNAHDIGRELFAGMRKNVLSAEEGAVTWL; from the coding sequence ATGAAAAATTCCATAGTCGAAATTACCGAGAGAATTAAAGAAAAAAGTAGACCAACACGCCTTGCTTATTTGGCGCGCGTAGATGCCATGCTTCAAAGGCAGCGAGGAGCAGATCGCTTAGGTTGCGCTAACGTGGCACATGCAATCGCCGCTCTTCCTAAAAATGACAAATTAAGAATTGTTAGTGAGAAGAAACCTAATATTGCGATTGTGACGGCTTATAACGACATGCTTTCAGCGCACAAGCCTTATGAAAATTATCCTTCAATTATTCGCGATGAAGCGAATAAGCTAGATGCTACTGCTCAAGTAGCAGGTGGTGTCCCTGCCATGTGTGATGGAATTACACAAGGCGAACCAGGTATGGAATTAAGTTTATTTTCTCGAGATACTATTGCGATGTCTTCAGCAATTGCCTTATCACATGATGTCTATGATGGCGCTCTAATGCTGGGTATTTGCGACAAAATTGTCCCTGGTTTATTAATCGGCGCTTTGCATTTTGGACATTTACCTACAATTTTTGTGCCCGCAGGACCAATGTCTACCGGCCTCGACAATACTTCAAAATCTAAAGTACGTGAAAAATATGCTCAAGGATTGGTGGGGCGCGAAGAATTGCTGGCTTCTGAGTCTGCTGCTTATCATGGTGAAGGTACGTGCACATTTTATGGCACTGCAAATAGCAATCAAATGTTGATGGAGGCTATGGGTCTTCATATTCCAGGCGCTGCATTTATTCATCCACGTGAAGATATTAGAGAAGAAATTACGCGCGAGTCGGTGCGGTCTCTCCTGAATATTATTAAAAATAAACATAATAAACCCATAGGTAAATTAGTAGATGAGCGAGTGATAGTCAATGCGATGGCAGCCTTACTAGCAACTGGCGGATCAACAAACCATCTTATTCATTGGGTCGCGATTGCAAGAGCTGCAGGCATTATTATTGACTGGACAGATTTTCATGATCTTGCGAAGTCAACGCCATTATTAGCAAGTATTTATCCAAACGGCAAAGCTGATGTCAATGAATTTCAAACCGCAGGCGGGCCTGCATTTGTGATTCGTGAGCTCATTGAGACTGGATGTATGTATCCGGATGTGATGACTATCAGTGAAGGTGGCTTAAAAGAATATACAAAAAAACCTAGCAAAGAAAACGGCAAAATTATTTGGACTGATCTACCTAAAAAAAGCGGTGATGACACCATTGTCAGGACTGCAGATAACCCATTCAGTGAATCAGGCGGACTTAAATTGCTGAATGGTAATCTCGGACGATCAGTCATTAAAATATCCGCTGTTCCAGAAGATCGTTATATTATCGAAGGCCCTGCAATTATTTTTGATACACAAGAAGAACTTTTAAGCGCATTCGATAGAGGAGAACTTGAAAAAGATTTTGTTGCAGTCGTAAGATTCCAAGGACCTAAAGCAAATGGAATGCCAGAATTACATAAACTTACACCACCTCTAGCTGTGCTTCAAAATAAAGGGTTTAAAGTGGCAATAGTTACGGACGGAAGAATGAGTGGCGCTTCAGGTAAAATTCCAGCCGCAATTCATTTAAGTCCAGAGGCTTCAGCAAATGGACCTATTGGAAAAATCCGCAACGGCGATACGATCCGATTGAATGCGTTGGTAGGGACTCTCAATGTTTTAGTTGATGAAGATACATGGCATGAAAGAGAATATGAAGTACTCTCAGACAAACATAGAAATGATAATGCTCATGATATTGGCCGCGAGTTATTCGCGGGCATGAGAAAAAATGTGCTATCTGCCGAAGAAGGGGCAGTCACATGGCTTTGA
- a CDS encoding HAD family hydrolase codes for MLPISQYKTILFDCDGVILNSNFLKIEAYRLTALEFGASEEDAMRLVNHHIEYTGISRNIKFAYFLETILKKPADESAMNHLLRQLNIEVERLLENCDIAEGLENLREKTKQAHWMIVSGGDQEEIIRLFSRKSLLKYFDVGIFGSPDSKEDIVARELKKSTGQAPTLFIGDSKYDYQVAKKNNLDFIFLSDWTNFFEWKHFCEENKIEVYQKLNDLNR; via the coding sequence ATGCTGCCTATTTCCCAATATAAAACAATCCTATTTGATTGTGATGGGGTTATTCTAAATTCAAACTTTTTAAAAATAGAAGCATATCGGTTAACTGCATTAGAATTCGGAGCATCCGAAGAAGATGCTATGAGGCTAGTTAACCATCACATCGAATATACGGGCATATCTAGAAACATTAAATTTGCTTATTTTTTAGAGACCATACTTAAAAAGCCAGCAGATGAGTCAGCCATGAATCATTTGCTAAGACAATTAAACATTGAAGTTGAGAGACTCCTTGAAAATTGTGATATCGCTGAAGGCCTAGAAAATCTTAGAGAAAAAACAAAACAGGCTCACTGGATGATTGTTTCCGGTGGTGATCAAGAAGAAATTATTCGACTTTTTTCTAGAAAATCATTATTAAAATATTTTGATGTTGGTATTTTTGGAAGCCCTGATTCTAAAGAAGATATTGTGGCGCGCGAATTAAAAAAATCTACAGGACAAGCGCCTACTTTATTTATTGGCGATTCAAAATATGACTATCAAGTTGCAAAGAAGAATAATTTAGATTTTATTTTTTTAAGTGACTGGACAAATTTCTTCGAGTGGAAACATTTTTGCGAAGAAAATAAAATTGAAGTCTATCAAAAGCTAAACGATCTAAATCGTTAA
- the rfaE2 gene encoding D-glycero-beta-D-manno-heptose 1-phosphate adenylyltransferase, which yields MSEIDIIKNKFNAQKKWALVVGDLMLDRYLIGSVSRISPEAPVPVVRLKESFDRIGGSGNVAANLAQLGIKTILAGQIGDDVDGKKLLDILKKNHIGVDGIVKDKNPTTTKTRIIGEHQQMMRIDQEATADLIDSKPLIKRISTLLNKKPSIVILSDYAKGVLSEALCKHVIKLAKSKKIPVLVDPKGINYSKYKNATAITPNKKEAIEACHIHVTKNTNFLTPLLKLKKSLNLQFIAMTKGEDGIDLIQKNTIKNLPAVNQQQVFDVSGAGDTVIATLAACMIAKMPIETCLNIANVAAGIVIGKLGTIPITLQNLIETLSSKHSEQEKKIHSLSALMEQVLIWKKQKKKIVFTNGCFDILHAGHVTYLEKAKKLGDVLILALNSDSSVTKLKGKSRPVIHQEDRARVLSALSSVDSIIIFSETTPLHLIKKIQPDILVKGSDYKKNQVVGHQELKKWHGKVELVSVVPGRSTSAILKKIT from the coding sequence ATGAGTGAAATTGACATTATTAAAAATAAATTTAATGCACAAAAAAAGTGGGCTTTAGTTGTGGGCGATTTAATGTTAGATCGCTATTTAATAGGTAGCGTCTCAAGAATCTCACCCGAAGCGCCTGTTCCAGTTGTCAGATTAAAAGAGTCATTTGATCGTATTGGCGGGTCAGGTAATGTAGCAGCTAATTTAGCTCAGCTTGGTATCAAAACAATTTTAGCTGGTCAAATTGGAGATGATGTAGATGGTAAAAAGTTACTTGATATTCTCAAGAAAAATCATATTGGTGTAGATGGTATTGTCAAAGACAAAAATCCAACAACCACAAAAACACGGATTATTGGCGAACACCAACAAATGATGCGAATTGATCAAGAAGCCACAGCAGATTTGATTGATTCTAAACCGCTCATTAAAAGAATATCAACGCTTCTTAATAAAAAACCTTCTATTGTTATATTGTCTGACTATGCAAAAGGAGTTTTAAGCGAAGCGCTATGCAAACATGTTATTAAACTTGCAAAATCTAAAAAAATACCAGTACTTGTTGACCCTAAAGGTATTAATTACAGTAAATATAAAAATGCAACTGCGATAACTCCAAACAAAAAAGAAGCTATCGAAGCTTGCCATATTCATGTCACAAAAAATACGAACTTTTTAACACCTCTTCTAAAATTAAAAAAATCTCTTAATTTGCAATTTATTGCCATGACAAAGGGAGAAGATGGTATCGATTTAATACAAAAAAATACTATTAAAAACTTGCCTGCCGTCAATCAACAACAGGTATTTGATGTCTCAGGAGCCGGCGATACTGTTATTGCAACTCTTGCAGCGTGCATGATTGCAAAGATGCCTATTGAGACTTGCCTTAATATTGCAAATGTAGCTGCGGGTATAGTAATTGGAAAATTAGGTACGATACCTATCACGCTTCAAAACCTTATAGAAACTTTAAGCTCTAAGCATTCCGAACAAGAAAAAAAAATTCACTCCCTCTCGGCTCTAATGGAACAAGTTCTTATTTGGAAAAAACAAAAAAAGAAAATTGTATTTACAAATGGCTGTTTTGATATTCTTCACGCAGGGCATGTGACCTATCTAGAAAAAGCTAAAAAACTAGGCGACGTCCTTATCTTAGCTCTTAACAGCGACTCGTCAGTCACAAAGCTAAAAGGTAAATCAAGGCCTGTCATTCACCAAGAAGATCGAGCAAGAGTTCTTTCGGCACTTTCTTCTGTGGATAGTATTATCATTTTTAGCGAAACAACACCGCTTCATTTAATAAAAAAGATTCAGCCTGATATTTTAGTTAAAGGTAGCGATTATAAAAAAAATCAAGTTGTAGGCCACCAAGAATTAAAAAAATGGCATGGAAAAGTTGAATTAGTTTCTGTTGTACCAGGTAGAAGCACGAGTGCTATCCTCAAAAAAATCACTTAA
- the grpE gene encoding nucleotide exchange factor GrpE, which translates to MNAEDKNNTPIDESENHSDQSTTDSPEDKLKLLEEKLAEAEAQVLYVKAEGENIRKRSIEDIDKARKFALERFSGELLSVKDSLDAALTVENANLESYKNGVELTQKQLINVFEKFGINEIKALGEKFDPNQHQAISMVESEEEPNKILTVLQKGYLLNERVIRPALVTVSKTKST; encoded by the coding sequence ATGAACGCAGAAGATAAAAATAATACTCCCATAGATGAGTCAGAAAATCATTCAGATCAATCTACTACTGATAGTCCAGAAGATAAACTAAAGCTCCTCGAAGAAAAATTAGCTGAAGCTGAAGCGCAGGTTCTTTATGTTAAAGCTGAGGGCGAGAATATAAGAAAACGTTCTATTGAAGATATCGATAAAGCTAGAAAATTTGCACTAGAAAGATTTAGCGGCGAATTACTTTCTGTGAAAGACAGCCTTGATGCTGCCCTTACTGTTGAGAATGCGAATCTCGAGAGCTATAAAAACGGGGTTGAGCTTACACAAAAACAATTAATCAATGTATTTGAAAAATTTGGTATCAATGAGATTAAAGCATTAGGTGAAAAATTTGATCCTAATCAACATCAGGCAATCAGTATGGTGGAATCAGAAGAAGAGCCAAATAAAATTTTAACAGTACTTCAAAAAGGTTATCTATTGAACGAAAGAGTCATAAGACCAGCTTTGGTAACCGTCTCAAAAACTAAAAGTACTTAA